A genomic window from Luteolibacter sp. LG18 includes:
- a CDS encoding autotransporter domain-containing protein, with protein sequence MKPKFLRLAKTALPALIVFGSAQILHGAIIVPDTPGNVFVPGNYNGGLAAADSIAASGGTTPPYTVTVANGAILTGNAGGDVVVVTSANYTINNAGQLTGSGGRGIGAAGFGIDVINTGTISGGAGNSAVSAGSIGTLTNSSLIRGDNTGIFVTGNATTITNNLGGIIQGDFNADGFGNGIRVGGALNSLTNRGTISGVSGVVVVGNALIDNYSSITGNAGFGGDGVNVGGDALLTNYLGATITGAANGVVVGANSDVLTYGSITGNGGSGVVAGNGSTVNTLTTYDVLTSLPIAGGSITGSVHGVSGGNGLIVTNTSLGTITGNGGNGILALDSANIINDSTASITGSVGGINAQNSLILNNSGSVTGNGGDGVHAQDSGSVTNNLGATISGTVAGVWLDDSATVVNNGTITGGTGDGVRVSDNSTVTNTGSISGTTGIQAFAGGGTFSLTNSSTITGTGGTAIDGAISGIDTLNLNSGSTVTGAIITRGGADIINLTSGASSSLVNGAINMGLGNDTLNLINGQTAIGGATIRVTGLVSFTETINKSNAGVAFLNGGANVNTVNITGGGLYINGPVDGNTTSQATINAGGSALGGTGTWDANIALTAGGFSAGSVPITLDAVPTNAIGQLNLTGNVTHSPGSFIRWDVAPQTAVNNGVNSDLIVQTGANTYNVNGANIRIAATNINQAIGNGTYTVVDSASGIVNFGTMGALGVQFNGNIVDSGPFFASESGANATTTVLTNFFTTAALADGGTNIVLTVQHNFAGLPGITPNQASLGAALDASVNTPNPLVQDFIAALDYSNLATVQASLAAIDPSTYLALTASVVNSDYTLHRQIGDRLAGLRDSDEGGGLYRTQVSAKGGMAPSAPASVSSSGPFNVWGGLSYDWQDYSGPTSLSDYDGNVSAFTVGIDYRVSPNFVIGALLNGSKSDLDYTGGSSDIDSLRGAIYATLGGSTGWYSDALVGYGNHSIDASRSLGGVLVGASGANFDANSVQALWTVGYTFDAGSFKHGPFAGVEYQNIDADGFTAGGPFPIGISSYSVDSLRGLIGYRIKGACGRFSPYASAAYAHEFEDGGNTALATLPNGAPFSVVGPELNSAILLTAGTGISLTPALILDIGYRGEISTESEGLDSHGGSIGLNYNF encoded by the coding sequence ATGAAACCGAAGTTCCTTCGTTTGGCGAAAACCGCGCTCCCTGCGCTCATCGTATTTGGATCCGCTCAGATCCTCCATGGTGCCATCATCGTCCCTGACACCCCGGGCAACGTGTTCGTGCCGGGCAACTACAACGGCGGTTTGGCCGCGGCGGACTCGATCGCCGCGAGCGGAGGCACCACTCCGCCTTACACGGTGACGGTCGCCAACGGCGCGATCCTGACAGGCAATGCCGGTGGCGACGTGGTCGTCGTGACTTCCGCCAATTACACCATCAACAATGCCGGCCAGCTCACGGGTTCCGGTGGCCGGGGCATCGGCGCGGCCGGTTTCGGGATCGATGTGATCAACACGGGCACGATCAGCGGTGGTGCGGGTAACTCGGCCGTGTCCGCCGGATCCATTGGCACGCTCACGAACAGCTCCCTGATCCGCGGTGACAACACCGGCATCTTCGTCACCGGCAATGCCACGACGATCACCAATAACCTCGGCGGAATCATCCAAGGCGACTTCAATGCCGATGGCTTTGGCAATGGCATCCGCGTCGGTGGAGCCCTGAACTCGCTGACGAACCGCGGCACGATCTCCGGCGTCAGCGGGGTGGTGGTGGTTGGAAATGCCCTCATCGACAACTACTCCTCGATCACCGGCAATGCGGGTTTCGGCGGCGACGGTGTCAACGTGGGCGGGGATGCGCTTCTGACGAACTATCTCGGCGCCACGATCACCGGTGCGGCGAATGGCGTCGTGGTGGGTGCCAACTCGGACGTGCTCACCTATGGCTCGATCACCGGCAACGGCGGCAGCGGCGTGGTCGCCGGAAACGGTTCGACCGTCAATACCCTCACCACCTACGATGTGCTCACCTCGCTTCCCATCGCCGGCGGATCGATCACCGGCAGTGTCCACGGCGTCAGCGGAGGCAACGGTTTGATAGTCACCAACACCTCGCTCGGCACGATCACCGGCAACGGTGGCAACGGTATCCTCGCCTTGGATTCCGCGAACATCATCAACGATAGCACGGCCTCGATCACCGGCAGCGTCGGCGGCATCAACGCCCAGAATTCGCTGATCTTGAACAACAGCGGCTCGGTCACCGGCAACGGCGGCGACGGGGTCCACGCCCAGGACAGCGGTTCGGTGACGAACAACCTCGGGGCCACGATCAGCGGCACGGTCGCCGGCGTCTGGCTCGATGATTCCGCCACCGTCGTCAACAACGGCACCATCACCGGCGGCACCGGCGACGGCGTGCGCGTCAGCGACAACTCCACGGTGACGAACACCGGCTCGATCAGCGGCACCACGGGTATCCAGGCCTTCGCGGGCGGGGGCACGTTCTCGCTGACAAACTCCTCCACCATCACCGGCACCGGGGGCACCGCCATTGATGGCGCGATCAGCGGCATCGACACGCTGAACCTGAACTCCGGTTCCACGGTCACCGGCGCGATCATCACCCGCGGCGGTGCGGATATCATCAACCTGACCTCCGGGGCCTCCAGCTCGCTCGTCAACGGCGCGATCAACATGGGCCTCGGCAACGACACGCTCAACCTGATCAACGGCCAGACGGCGATCGGCGGCGCGACGATCCGGGTGACCGGCCTGGTTTCCTTCACCGAGACCATCAACAAGTCGAATGCCGGCGTCGCCTTCCTCAACGGTGGAGCCAACGTCAACACCGTGAACATCACCGGCGGCGGGCTCTACATCAACGGCCCGGTCGATGGCAACACCACCTCCCAAGCCACCATCAACGCCGGCGGTTCCGCCCTCGGCGGCACCGGCACCTGGGACGCGAACATCGCCCTCACCGCCGGCGGCTTCAGCGCGGGCAGCGTGCCGATCACGCTCGATGCCGTGCCGACCAACGCGATCGGCCAGCTCAATCTGACCGGCAACGTGACCCACAGCCCGGGATCGTTCATCCGCTGGGACGTGGCCCCGCAGACCGCCGTGAACAACGGTGTCAACAGCGACCTCATCGTCCAGACCGGTGCGAACACCTACAACGTGAACGGCGCGAACATCCGCATCGCCGCCACCAACATCAACCAGGCGATCGGCAACGGCACCTACACGGTGGTCGACAGCGCCTCCGGCATCGTGAACTTCGGCACGATGGGAGCGCTCGGCGTGCAGTTCAACGGCAACATCGTGGACAGCGGCCCGTTCTTCGCCAGTGAGAGCGGCGCGAACGCCACCACCACCGTGCTCACGAATTTCTTCACCACCGCCGCGCTGGCGGATGGCGGGACGAACATCGTGCTCACCGTGCAGCACAACTTCGCCGGCCTGCCGGGCATCACTCCGAACCAGGCCTCGCTCGGCGCGGCCCTGGACGCCTCGGTGAATACCCCGAACCCGCTGGTGCAGGACTTCATCGCGGCGCTCGATTACTCGAACCTCGCCACGGTGCAGGCCAGCCTCGCCGCGATCGATCCGTCCACCTACCTGGCCCTCACCGCCTCCGTGGTGAACAGCGATTACACGCTGCACCGCCAGATCGGCGACCGCCTCGCGGGCCTGCGGGACAGCGATGAAGGCGGCGGCCTCTATCGCACCCAGGTCAGCGCGAAGGGTGGCATGGCTCCCTCGGCTCCGGCGTCGGTTTCCTCCAGCGGTCCGTTCAATGTCTGGGGCGGCCTGTCCTATGACTGGCAGGACTACAGCGGCCCGACCTCGCTCTCGGATTACGATGGCAACGTCTCCGCGTTCACCGTGGGCATCGACTACCGCGTTTCGCCGAACTTCGTGATCGGCGCGCTGCTCAATGGCTCGAAGAGCGATCTCGATTACACCGGCGGCAGCTCGGATATCGACAGCCTGCGCGGCGCGATTTACGCCACGCTCGGCGGCTCCACCGGCTGGTACTCGGACGCGCTCGTCGGCTACGGCAATCACAGCATCGATGCCTCGCGCTCGCTCGGCGGCGTGCTGGTGGGAGCCAGCGGCGCCAACTTCGATGCCAACAGCGTGCAGGCGCTGTGGACCGTCGGCTACACCTTCGATGCTGGTTCCTTCAAACACGGTCCATTCGCGGGCGTGGAGTACCAGAACATCGATGCGGACGGCTTCACCGCCGGTGGCCCGTTCCCGATCGGCATCAGCAGCTACAGCGTGGACTCGCTGCGCGGGCTGATCGGCTACCGGATCAAGGGTGCCTGCGGGCGCTTCAGTCCCTACGCCTCGGCAGCCTATGCCCATGAGTTCGAGGACGGCGGGAACACCGCGCTGGCCACCCTGCCGAACGGTGCTCCGTTCTCGGTGGTGGGTCCGGAGCTGAATTCGGCGATCTTGCTGACGGCGGGCACGGGCATCAGCCTGACTCCGGCGCTGATCCTGGACATCGGCTACCGCGGGGAGATCTCCACGGAGAGCGAGGGCCTGGATAGCCACGGCGGTTCGATCGGTCTGAACTACAATTTCTGA
- the grpE gene encoding nucleotide exchange factor GrpE yields MNSDNDKAAAETEVLEDAPAATPDVAAEAAELDPWEQLEAEAAKWKEVAVRTAADLENYRKRAAREREDALRYANQRLLEELLPVIDNFEMGMMAASKDQGSMIYIGMDMVRRQLSDFLASQGVEEIPAEGKDFDPNLHDAVTEEESAEVPEGRVLRVTRRGFRLRDRLLRPASVVVSKAPSA; encoded by the coding sequence ATGAATTCCGACAACGACAAGGCCGCAGCCGAAACGGAGGTCCTCGAAGACGCCCCCGCCGCGACCCCGGACGTCGCTGCCGAAGCGGCGGAGCTGGATCCCTGGGAGCAGCTCGAGGCGGAAGCCGCGAAGTGGAAGGAAGTGGCGGTCCGCACCGCCGCCGACCTGGAGAACTACCGCAAGCGCGCCGCCCGCGAGCGCGAGGACGCCCTCCGCTACGCCAACCAGCGCCTGCTGGAGGAGCTGCTGCCGGTGATCGACAACTTTGAAATGGGCATGATGGCCGCCTCCAAGGACCAAGGCTCGATGATCTACATCGGCATGGACATGGTGCGCCGCCAGCTCTCCGACTTCCTCGCCTCGCAGGGCGTGGAGGAAATTCCGGCGGAAGGGAAGGACTTCGATCCGAACCTCCACGACGCTGTCACCGAGGAGGAAAGCGCGGAGGTGCCGGAAGGCCGGGTGCTGCGTGTGACACGCCGCGGGTTCCGCCTGCGCGACCGCCTGCTGCGCCCCGCCAGCGTCGTCGTTTCGAAAGCCCCTAGCGCCTGA
- the dnaJ gene encoding molecular chaperone DnaJ yields the protein MSDKRDYYEILGVARDASQEEIKKAYRKLAVKFHPDKNPGDKEAEDKFKELGEAYEALSDVDKRAAYDRYGHAAFGGGGGFGGGGFGGGGGFHDPMDLFSQVFGSAFGGGFEEFFGGGGGRRQKGSKQRGSDLRYDLEISLEEAARGVEKELEIERFNGCDTCHSTGSKGSGGTRPCTTCGGRGVVARQAGIFIQQSTCPECRGAGEVVSDPCGSCKGEGRVQRDSRIKIRIPAGVDTGTRLRSSGNGDAGVRGGAGGDLYVFLHVKDHDVFERDGSDLFCEVPLPFSTAALGGELRIPTLDGQSSIKIPAGTQGGTVFRLRDKGMPALSGGRRGDLHVKAQVEVPTRLSSEQQDKLRAFSESIGEQNSPMQESFFQKARRFFDL from the coding sequence ATGTCCGATAAACGTGACTATTACGAGATCCTGGGAGTGGCCCGGGATGCCTCGCAGGAGGAGATCAAGAAGGCCTACCGCAAACTGGCGGTGAAATTCCACCCGGATAAAAACCCGGGGGACAAGGAGGCCGAAGACAAGTTCAAGGAGCTCGGCGAGGCCTACGAGGCCCTGAGCGATGTCGACAAGCGCGCCGCGTACGACCGCTACGGCCATGCCGCCTTCGGCGGTGGAGGTGGTTTTGGTGGCGGCGGCTTCGGCGGCGGTGGTGGTTTCCACGATCCGATGGACCTGTTCTCGCAGGTCTTTGGCTCCGCCTTCGGTGGCGGCTTCGAGGAGTTCTTCGGGGGTGGCGGTGGCCGCCGCCAGAAGGGCAGCAAGCAGCGCGGCAGCGACCTGCGCTACGATCTGGAAATCTCCCTTGAAGAGGCCGCCCGCGGCGTCGAGAAGGAGCTGGAGATCGAGCGTTTCAACGGCTGCGACACCTGCCACTCCACCGGTTCGAAGGGCAGCGGCGGCACCCGCCCGTGCACGACTTGCGGTGGCCGCGGCGTGGTGGCCCGCCAGGCCGGCATTTTCATCCAGCAATCGACCTGCCCGGAATGCCGTGGCGCGGGCGAGGTGGTGTCCGATCCCTGCGGTTCCTGCAAGGGCGAGGGCCGTGTCCAGCGGGACAGCCGGATCAAGATCCGCATCCCGGCCGGCGTCGACACCGGCACCCGCTTGCGTTCCTCCGGCAACGGTGACGCGGGCGTCCGCGGCGGCGCGGGGGGCGACCTCTACGTCTTCCTCCATGTGAAGGATCACGACGTTTTCGAACGCGATGGCTCCGACCTGTTCTGCGAGGTGCCGCTGCCGTTCAGCACGGCGGCGCTCGGCGGCGAGCTGAGAATTCCGACGCTCGATGGCCAGTCCTCGATCAAGATCCCCGCGGGCACGCAGGGAGGCACGGTGTTCCGGCTCCGCGACAAGGGGATGCCGGCGCTTTCCGGAGGCCGCCGTGGCGATCTCCACGTGAAGGCCCAGGTGGAGGTGCCGACGAGACTGAGCAGCGAGCAGCAGGACAAGCTGCGCGCATTCTCGGAGTCCATCGGCGAGCAGAATTCCCCGATGCAGGAGTCCTTCTTCCAGAAGGCCCGGCGTTTCTTTGATCTCTGA
- a CDS encoding RsmE family RNA methyltransferase, whose translation MARFYLSPDSWNEEAWLAGDEAKHLSQVLRIRAGDTVTVFDGRGRRAEAVVREVARDRVGLALGETRTLPRMQPAMVLAIAIPKGKTMDLVVQKAVELGVAAIQPLVTRRTIVQPGDGKADKWRRVALEACKQCGTDFLPEVAEPLDFMKWLAAPPEGLRLIASLAPGAREMRHVVRGAGEVPVVTTLVGPEGDFTPEETAAALGVDFKPVTLGPTVLRTETAALFALSALRYEFA comes from the coding sequence ATGGCGCGCTTCTATCTTTCCCCGGACTCGTGGAACGAGGAGGCGTGGCTGGCCGGAGACGAGGCGAAGCATCTCTCGCAGGTGCTTCGCATCCGCGCCGGTGACACGGTGACGGTGTTCGATGGCCGTGGCCGCCGCGCCGAGGCCGTGGTCCGTGAGGTGGCCCGGGACCGGGTGGGCCTCGCGCTGGGTGAAACCCGGACCCTGCCGCGGATGCAGCCCGCCATGGTGCTGGCGATCGCCATTCCGAAGGGCAAGACGATGGACCTCGTCGTCCAAAAGGCCGTTGAGCTCGGTGTGGCCGCGATCCAGCCGCTGGTGACCCGGCGCACGATCGTCCAGCCAGGCGATGGCAAGGCGGACAAGTGGCGGCGGGTGGCGCTGGAAGCCTGCAAGCAGTGCGGCACCGACTTCCTGCCGGAGGTCGCCGAACCGTTGGATTTCATGAAGTGGCTGGCGGCTCCGCCGGAGGGGCTGCGCCTGATCGCCTCGTTGGCTCCGGGCGCTCGCGAGATGCGTCATGTGGTCCGTGGCGCGGGCGAGGTGCCGGTGGTGACCACGTTGGTGGGGCCGGAGGGGGATTTCACTCCGGAGGAAACCGCCGCCGCGCTGGGGGTCGATTTCAAGCCGGTCACGCTCGGGCCGACGGTGCTGAGGACGGAGACGGCGGCGCTTTTTGCACTATCTGCCCTCCGTTACGAGTTTGCCTGA
- a CDS encoding ABC transporter ATP-binding protein, whose product MFERFRPYFALLGRVKGRFVASMIAGVIFAAASGFGMPFLLSTVFPVIFGQSQTVLDARDALAKTNGEEEATRIIEKAFPGKLKTAEKQQEIAADFEKYAGKENAGIWLLIAACAIMPIAFLIRGAAGFLNVYWTTQCGLEVLKDIQQKVFDKLQRLPLGFFSGKKTGDLISRVMGDTQMMNMVITTVANDIVKQPLTLVSALGFLAYSSWKSKESFFLLLCLISIPICVLPIRLVGKKLMRRAALMQHTQGDNTAVLSETLGAAREIRAFNLEDLMAGRFLSGLARWTKLHLKVIKYRFLAPPAIEFVSAIVVSIALFYGARQHLTLEAFIPLVAALYMCYDPMKKLGEVHNRLKQGGVSLDRLEEILNAPESTPDPVAPAKISNVKGAITFHDVSFSYGDSPALKDINVEIPAGQIVALVGPSGAGKTTFASLVPRFYDPLAGSIQLDGTDLREVRKKDLRDHITLVPQEAVLFSDSIEANIRLGREGASKEQVLEAARQANAHDFIVKQPQGYDTPVGERGAQLSGGQKQRISIARAFLRNAPVLILDEATSALDSESEARIQQELADLARGRTTLIIAHRFSTIRIADRILVFDGGRIVGDGTFAELEKSHDLFRLLLEQQRH is encoded by the coding sequence ATGTTCGAACGCTTCCGTCCCTACTTCGCGCTGCTCGGCCGGGTCAAAGGCCGCTTTGTCGCGTCCATGATCGCCGGGGTGATCTTCGCGGCCGCCAGCGGTTTCGGCATGCCGTTCCTGCTCAGCACCGTGTTCCCGGTGATTTTCGGGCAGTCGCAGACGGTGCTGGATGCCCGGGACGCGTTGGCGAAGACCAATGGCGAGGAGGAGGCCACCCGGATCATCGAGAAGGCGTTTCCGGGGAAGCTGAAGACCGCCGAAAAACAGCAGGAAATCGCGGCCGATTTCGAAAAATACGCCGGCAAGGAGAACGCGGGCATCTGGCTGCTCATCGCCGCCTGTGCCATCATGCCCATCGCCTTCCTGATCCGCGGGGCCGCGGGCTTCCTCAATGTCTACTGGACCACCCAGTGCGGCCTCGAGGTACTGAAGGACATCCAGCAGAAGGTGTTCGACAAGCTCCAGCGCCTGCCGCTCGGGTTCTTCAGCGGCAAGAAGACCGGTGACCTGATCAGCCGCGTGATGGGGGACACCCAGATGATGAACATGGTCATCACCACGGTGGCGAACGACATCGTGAAACAACCGCTCACGCTGGTCAGCGCCCTCGGCTTCCTCGCCTACAGCAGTTGGAAGAGCAAGGAGTCGTTCTTCCTGCTGCTGTGCCTCATCAGCATCCCGATCTGTGTGCTGCCGATCCGTCTCGTGGGCAAGAAGCTGATGCGTCGCGCGGCATTGATGCAGCATACCCAGGGGGACAACACCGCCGTGCTCAGCGAGACGCTCGGTGCCGCCCGTGAGATCCGCGCGTTCAACCTGGAGGATCTGATGGCCGGGCGCTTCCTCTCCGGCCTCGCCCGCTGGACGAAGCTCCATCTGAAGGTCATCAAGTACCGCTTCCTCGCCCCGCCCGCCATCGAGTTCGTGTCCGCCATCGTGGTGTCCATCGCGCTCTTTTATGGCGCGCGCCAGCACCTCACCTTGGAGGCCTTCATCCCGCTCGTGGCGGCGCTCTACATGTGCTATGACCCGATGAAGAAGCTCGGCGAGGTTCACAACCGCCTCAAGCAGGGCGGCGTGTCGCTCGACCGTCTCGAAGAGATTCTCAATGCCCCGGAAAGCACGCCGGACCCGGTGGCTCCCGCCAAAATTTCGAATGTGAAGGGCGCGATCACGTTCCACGATGTGTCGTTCTCCTACGGCGATTCCCCGGCGTTGAAGGACATCAATGTCGAGATTCCCGCCGGACAGATCGTGGCGCTCGTCGGTCCGTCCGGCGCGGGCAAGACCACCTTCGCCAGCCTGGTGCCGCGCTTCTACGATCCGCTCGCGGGATCCATCCAACTCGATGGCACCGACCTGCGCGAGGTGCGGAAGAAGGACCTGCGCGACCACATCACGCTGGTGCCGCAGGAGGCCGTTTTGTTCTCCGATTCGATCGAGGCGAACATCCGGCTCGGCCGGGAAGGCGCGAGCAAGGAGCAGGTGCTCGAAGCCGCCCGCCAGGCGAACGCCCATGATTTCATCGTCAAGCAGCCGCAGGGCTACGATACCCCGGTGGGCGAGCGTGGCGCGCAGCTCTCCGGCGGCCAGAAGCAGCGCATCTCGATCGCGCGTGCCTTCCTGCGTAATGCTCCGGTGCTGATCCTCGATGAGGCGACCAGTGCGCTCGATTCCGAGAGCGAGGCGCGCATCCAGCAGGAGCTGGCGGACCTCGCCCGCGGCCGCACCACGCTCATCATCGCGCACCGTTTCAGCACCATCCGCATCGCCGACCGCATCCTCGTTTTCGACGGCGGCCGGATCGTGGGCGATGGCACCTTCGCCGAGCTGGAGAAGTCGCACGACCTCTTCCGCCTGCTGCTCGAACAGCAGCGGCATTGA
- a CDS encoding pseudouridine synthase: MKLDRLLAKHQSMGRNEARRRILRGSVRVDGEVVTRHDQEVDRFSGVTLEDEIVRAPERRLRILLHKPVGVVSATVDAEHTTVIDLIDDPDKHTLHIAGRLDRNTSGLVLLTNDGNWSKRLMDPAHKVDKVYLVETRDPIPREAVAAFAAGFYFHTEDLTTLPAELEILGERQARLTLHEGRYHQVKRMFHRIGNRVTALHRVSVGEFRLPEDLKPGEWRFLAKE, from the coding sequence GTGAAGCTCGACCGCCTCCTCGCCAAACACCAGTCGATGGGCCGCAATGAAGCCCGCCGCCGCATCCTGCGCGGCAGCGTGCGGGTGGATGGCGAGGTGGTCACGCGCCACGACCAGGAGGTCGACCGCTTCAGCGGCGTGACGCTGGAGGATGAAATCGTCCGCGCGCCGGAACGCCGGCTCCGCATCCTGTTGCACAAGCCGGTCGGCGTGGTCAGCGCCACCGTCGATGCCGAGCACACCACCGTGATCGATCTCATCGATGACCCGGACAAGCACACGCTGCACATCGCCGGACGCCTCGACCGGAACACCTCCGGGCTGGTGCTGCTCACCAACGACGGCAATTGGTCAAAGCGGCTGATGGACCCGGCCCACAAGGTGGACAAGGTCTATCTGGTGGAGACCCGCGACCCGATTCCACGGGAAGCAGTGGCCGCCTTCGCCGCCGGATTCTATTTCCACACCGAGGACCTCACCACCCTGCCCGCGGAGCTGGAGATTCTCGGCGAGCGGCAGGCGCGGCTCACCCTCCACGAGGGCCGCTACCATCAGGTGAAGCGCATGTTCCACCGCATCGGCAACCGCGTCACGGCGTTGCATCGGGTGAGCGTCGGGGAGTTCCGGCTTCCGGAGGATTTGAAGCCGGGGGAGTGGCGGTTTTTAGCCAAGGAGTAG
- a CDS encoding C39 family peptidase, whose translation MKSHAPFALALALLTLPVHADPAPAPIDATLTDAALFTKPVKDLMPATGGFAWLSDKKDGLRANASRWSLFGEKTGEIVIRGDETKTSSVSVSLYNRGDDGEISVKDLEARFEDWKKRLTIGLGNPGEVYSQRSAVNLKGWMWKKDKAAWLLESSISRGDGAPQAEFLRLRLASLDTAGTKAQVAKRASLTEHLVKKDNGDVYIDNVPMVDQGQKGYCAVATAERVARYYGLEVDQHEMAQVAKTGENGTSMAEMEEALKRITGRLHISTTKRFDYDAKQYEEDVRDYNSAAKRAGGEKFEPNPNVIDVAALQQAVKPEIYLAAKVKQSGYKRFIARIQESIDKGIPVSWSLQLGMFQEAGLPQTHGGHMRLIIGYNTKTEEVIYSDSWGAGHELKRMPAGHAWCMTMALYTMAPTS comes from the coding sequence ATGAAATCCCACGCCCCCTTCGCGCTGGCACTTGCCCTCCTGACCCTGCCCGTCCACGCCGATCCCGCTCCCGCGCCGATCGACGCCACGCTGACGGATGCCGCGCTTTTCACCAAACCGGTCAAGGACCTGATGCCCGCCACCGGCGGCTTCGCCTGGCTCAGCGACAAGAAGGACGGACTGCGCGCCAATGCCAGCCGCTGGTCGTTGTTCGGTGAAAAGACCGGCGAGATCGTGATCCGCGGCGATGAGACCAAGACCAGCTCCGTGAGCGTGTCGCTCTACAACCGTGGCGACGACGGCGAGATTTCCGTAAAGGATCTGGAAGCGCGTTTCGAGGATTGGAAAAAGCGCCTGACCATCGGCCTCGGCAATCCCGGCGAGGTTTACTCGCAGCGCAGCGCCGTGAACCTCAAGGGCTGGATGTGGAAGAAGGACAAGGCCGCGTGGCTGCTCGAATCCTCGATCAGCCGTGGCGACGGCGCTCCGCAGGCCGAGTTCCTGCGGCTCCGCCTCGCCTCGCTCGACACCGCCGGGACGAAGGCCCAGGTGGCGAAGCGCGCAAGCCTCACCGAGCACCTCGTGAAGAAGGACAATGGCGACGTTTACATCGACAACGTGCCGATGGTCGACCAGGGCCAGAAAGGCTACTGCGCCGTCGCCACCGCCGAACGGGTCGCCCGCTACTACGGCCTAGAAGTCGATCAACACGAGATGGCCCAGGTCGCGAAGACCGGCGAGAACGGCACCAGCATGGCGGAGATGGAAGAGGCGCTGAAACGCATCACCGGCCGCCTCCACATCAGCACCACCAAGCGTTTCGACTACGACGCCAAGCAGTACGAGGAGGACGTCCGCGATTACAACTCCGCGGCCAAGCGCGCCGGAGGCGAGAAATTCGAGCCGAACCCGAACGTCATCGACGTCGCCGCCCTCCAGCAGGCCGTGAAGCCGGAGATCTACCTCGCCGCGAAGGTGAAGCAATCCGGCTACAAGCGCTTCATCGCCCGTATCCAGGAATCCATCGACAAGGGCATCCCGGTGAGTTGGTCGCTCCAGCTCGGCATGTTCCAGGAAGCCGGTCTGCCCCAGACCCACGGCGGCCACATGCGGCTGATCATCGGCTACAACACCAAGACCGAGGAGGTCATTTACTCGGACTCGTGGGGAGCCGGGCACGAGCTGAAGCGCATGCCCGCCGGTCATGCTTGGTGCATGACGATGGCGCTGTATACGATGGCGCCCACCTCGTGA